Proteins found in one Coffea eugenioides isolate CCC68of chromosome 5, Ceug_1.0, whole genome shotgun sequence genomic segment:
- the LOC113770713 gene encoding 30S ribosomal protein S10, chloroplastic isoform X2 has protein sequence MSSSSLSTTLFPICNSSSTTISTKPKLSLLSLPSNEAKLPTLLGKSSRFLVSTVSAAPEVLDTADSTGFQVAPKQKIRIKLRSYWVPLIEDSCKQIMDAAKNTNAKTMGPVPLPTKKRVYCVLKSPHVHKDARFHFEIRTHQRLIDILYPTAQTIDSLMQLDLPAGVDVEVKL, from the exons ATGTCATCTTCGTCACTTTCTACCACACTTTTTCCAATATGCAATTCGTCTTCCACCACAATCTCCACAAAACCCaagctttctcttctttctttgcCTTCAAATGAGGCAAAACTGCCGACCCTTTTGGGAAAATCCTCTCGATTTTTAGTTTCAACAGTCTCTGCTGCCCCTGAAGTCTTGGACACTGCTGACTCCACTGGCTTTCAG GTAGCACCAAAGCAGAAGATTAGGATCAAATTGAGGTCATATTGGGTACCCCTGATAGAAGACTCATGCAAGCAGATAATGGATGCTGCAAAGAATACAAACGCAAAGACAATGGGTCCTGTGCCGTTACCAACCAAGAAGCGGGTGTATTGTGTTCTGAAATCTCCCCATGTCCACAAAGACGCCAGGTTTCACTTTGAAATCAGAACTCATCAACGTCTTATTGACATACTTTACCCCACTGCCCAAACAATTGACTCACTGATGCAGCTCGACCTTCCTGCTGGGGTTGATGTGGAGGTCAAGCTATGA
- the LOC113770713 gene encoding 30S ribosomal protein S10, chloroplastic isoform X1, which produces MSSSSLSTTLFPICNSSSTTISTKPKLSLLSLPSNEAKLPTLLGKSSRFLVSTVSAAPEVLDTADSTGFQGEDSGVETLSAGGDSDRVAPKQKIRIKLRSYWVPLIEDSCKQIMDAAKNTNAKTMGPVPLPTKKRVYCVLKSPHVHKDARFHFEIRTHQRLIDILYPTAQTIDSLMQLDLPAGVDVEVKL; this is translated from the exons ATGTCATCTTCGTCACTTTCTACCACACTTTTTCCAATATGCAATTCGTCTTCCACCACAATCTCCACAAAACCCaagctttctcttctttctttgcCTTCAAATGAGGCAAAACTGCCGACCCTTTTGGGAAAATCCTCTCGATTTTTAGTTTCAACAGTCTCTGCTGCCCCTGAAGTCTTGGACACTGCTGACTCCACTGGCTTTCAG GGTGAGGATTCTGGTGTTGAAACGTTGAGTGCTGGTGGTGACTCTGATAGG GTAGCACCAAAGCAGAAGATTAGGATCAAATTGAGGTCATATTGGGTACCCCTGATAGAAGACTCATGCAAGCAGATAATGGATGCTGCAAAGAATACAAACGCAAAGACAATGGGTCCTGTGCCGTTACCAACCAAGAAGCGGGTGTATTGTGTTCTGAAATCTCCCCATGTCCACAAAGACGCCAGGTTTCACTTTGAAATCAGAACTCATCAACGTCTTATTGACATACTTTACCCCACTGCCCAAACAATTGACTCACTGATGCAGCTCGACCTTCCTGCTGGGGTTGATGTGGAGGTCAAGCTATGA